Proteins from a genomic interval of Stenotrophomonas maltophilia:
- a CDS encoding PilN domain-containing protein codes for MARINLLPWRAERRKQRQREFYAMLGMAAVGGLLLSLMIWFYYDRQVSGQMDRNAYLEAEIEKVKEQNKEIDRLDAQKDRLLARKKVIEELQAKRSQMVHLFDALVRTIPDGVVLTALQQEGDMLTLEGRTQSNARVSAYMRNLETSGWMTNPELSIIQASAGDKSAAGPVSDIKALPYMFKVTVKLPAQSEETGTPGLNADGSVAAAPAATPAVAPLAAGPDAAAPAAAPAPATAPAQPAAAPASAPATAPAPAPAPAPAKPNQPAAPAPVARPEGSRLAQPPQASYAPLQGDRA; via the coding sequence ATGGCACGCATCAATCTATTGCCCTGGCGCGCCGAGCGGCGCAAGCAACGCCAGCGCGAGTTCTACGCAATGCTGGGCATGGCCGCTGTCGGTGGCCTGCTGTTGTCGCTGATGATCTGGTTCTACTACGACCGCCAGGTGAGTGGCCAGATGGACCGCAACGCCTATCTGGAAGCCGAGATCGAGAAGGTCAAGGAACAGAACAAGGAGATCGATCGCCTCGATGCGCAGAAGGATCGCCTGCTGGCCCGCAAGAAGGTGATCGAGGAACTGCAGGCCAAGCGCTCGCAGATGGTCCACCTGTTCGATGCGTTGGTGCGCACGATTCCTGACGGCGTGGTGCTGACCGCCCTGCAGCAGGAAGGGGACATGCTCACCCTTGAGGGACGCACCCAGTCCAATGCACGTGTGTCGGCTTACATGCGCAACCTGGAAACCTCCGGCTGGATGACCAACCCGGAGCTGTCGATCATCCAGGCCAGTGCCGGGGACAAGAGTGCAGCCGGTCCGGTCTCGGACATCAAGGCGCTGCCGTACATGTTCAAGGTCACGGTGAAGCTGCCTGCACAGAGTGAAGAGACCGGTACCCCCGGTTTGAACGCCGATGGCAGCGTGGCGGCCGCGCCGGCTGCGACGCCCGCCGTGGCGCCGCTTGCCGCCGGCCCCGATGCGGCGGCCCCGGCCGCTGCTCCAGCACCGGCCACGGCCCCGGCCCAACCGGCAGCAGCGCCCGCCAGCGCTCCGGCCACCGCACCGGCGCCTGCACCGGCGCCTGCACCGGCCAAGCCGAACCAGCCCGCCGCACCGGCACCGGTCGCCAGGCCTGAGGGCAGCCGCCTGGCGCAGCCGCCGCAGGCCTCTTACGCCCCGCTGCAGGGGGATCGCGCATGA
- a CDS encoding pilus assembly protein PilM, whose translation MGLIPKSQSPLVGVDISSTAVKLLQLSRSGNRFRVEHYAVEPLPPNAVVEKNIVEVEAVGEAIRRAMNRSGSKAKLAAAAVAGSAVITKVIPMPAELDENDMEAQIELEAVNYIPYPIEEVNLDFEVIGAIPNNPEMVQVLLAASRSENVELRQSALELGGLQAKVMDVEAFAVENAYALVASELPVSSDGVVALVDIGATMTTLNVLRGGRSLYSREQVFGGKQLTDEIMRRYGLSYEEAGLAKRQGGLPESYEMEVLEPFKEATVQQISRLLQFFYAGSEFNRVDHIVLAGGCAVLGGLPEMVEEQLGVPTVVANPLAQMTLGPKVNAHALAQDAPALMIATGLALRSFD comes from the coding sequence GTGGGGCTCATCCCAAAAAGTCAGTCGCCGCTTGTAGGCGTCGACATCAGTTCGACTGCGGTAAAGCTTTTGCAGCTGTCCCGCAGCGGCAATCGTTTTCGTGTGGAACATTACGCTGTGGAACCTCTTCCGCCGAATGCGGTGGTAGAGAAGAACATCGTGGAAGTGGAGGCCGTGGGTGAGGCCATCCGCCGTGCGATGAACCGTTCAGGCAGCAAGGCCAAGCTGGCCGCTGCCGCCGTCGCCGGGTCCGCGGTGATCACCAAGGTGATCCCGATGCCGGCCGAGCTCGACGAGAACGACATGGAAGCCCAGATCGAGCTGGAAGCGGTCAATTACATTCCGTACCCGATCGAGGAAGTGAACCTGGACTTCGAGGTGATCGGGGCGATCCCGAACAACCCGGAGATGGTCCAGGTGCTGCTGGCCGCGTCGCGTTCGGAGAACGTGGAACTGCGCCAGTCCGCGCTGGAACTGGGTGGGCTGCAGGCCAAGGTGATGGACGTGGAGGCCTTCGCGGTCGAGAACGCCTACGCCCTGGTCGCCAGTGAGCTGCCGGTGTCCAGCGATGGCGTGGTCGCGCTGGTCGACATCGGCGCCACCATGACCACCCTCAATGTCCTGCGCGGTGGCCGCAGCCTGTACAGCCGCGAACAGGTGTTCGGTGGCAAGCAGCTGACCGACGAGATCATGCGCCGCTACGGCCTGAGCTACGAGGAAGCCGGCCTGGCCAAGCGCCAGGGTGGCTTGCCGGAAAGCTACGAGATGGAAGTGCTGGAGCCGTTCAAGGAAGCCACGGTCCAGCAGATCAGCCGCCTGCTGCAGTTCTTCTATGCGGGCAGTGAGTTCAATCGCGTCGACCACATCGTGCTGGCCGGCGGTTGCGCCGTACTGGGTGGCCTGCCGGAGATGGTCGAAGAACAGCTGGGCGTGCCGACCGTGGTCGCCAATCCGCTGGCACAGATGACCCTGGGCCCGAAGGTGAACGCGCATGCGCTGGCCCAGGATGCCCCCGCGCTGATGATCGCCACCGGTCTGGCGCTGAGGAGCTTCGACTGA
- a CDS encoding penicillin-binding protein 1A has protein sequence MTRLRRWLRWIFLIVLVLALIGAAAVGGLYYAVSSKLPDVQTLRDVEMQEPMYVYAADGKLMAVFGETRRTPITMKDVPERLKQAFLATEDARFYEHGGVDYMGIGRAVWLLATTSDKRVPGGSTITQQVARQFFLSSEYSYTRKLAEILLARKIESELSKDEIFELYLNKSFFGNRAYGVAAAAEFYYGKKLNELDLDEMASLAGIPKFPSSGNPISNPERARQRRDNYVLQRMADLKFVSQAEADAAKAVPMHATAHEPPVQVDAPYVAELVRQEMIARFGGDVVNKGYHVTTTIDSTLQTAANQSVRDGLLLYDHRHGWHGVEKQVQVGAGEDTAALAEHLRGMYGQAGLLPAIVAGTGADGSATVVLANRSEIVLPAGAAKWTNKTPGKLVQRGDIVRVRAGAKEGEWLLDQIPRGQSALVSLDAHNGALKALVGGFSFSGNKFNRATQARRQPGSSFKPFVYAAAFDKGYNPASIVLDAPVVFRDRRGKTWAPQNDGGGFRGPMRLREALVQSRNLVSVRLLDGMGVDYARKYISEFGFAESELPPNLSMSLGTASLTPLSVARGYAVFANGGSRVDTWLIDQVNDRDGNLVFKENPALACRDCAGSSDQPVNQVVDGFNFGAPAPKVDPAAAAKAEARTETPAAPVNPDARTAPRAIDARTAYQLVSMMRDVVQRGTGAQAKVLGREDVGGKTGSTNDHRDAWFSGFGGPYVTTVWVGRDDFRSLGYREYGGKAALPIWIDYMRTALKDTPIAQNDPPSGMVQATLNGATEWVKVEDMDRLTDYDLNLNTPQADAAAFDIF, from the coding sequence ATGACTCGACTCCGCCGCTGGCTGCGCTGGATCTTCCTGATTGTCCTGGTCCTGGCGCTGATCGGCGCGGCCGCCGTGGGCGGTCTGTACTACGCTGTGTCCTCCAAGCTTCCCGACGTGCAGACCCTGCGCGACGTGGAAATGCAGGAGCCGATGTACGTCTATGCTGCCGACGGCAAGCTGATGGCGGTGTTCGGCGAGACCCGGCGCACCCCGATCACCATGAAGGATGTGCCCGAGCGCCTGAAGCAGGCGTTCCTGGCCACCGAGGATGCCCGCTTCTACGAGCATGGTGGCGTGGACTACATGGGCATCGGCCGCGCGGTGTGGCTGCTGGCCACCACCAGCGACAAGCGCGTGCCGGGTGGCTCCACCATCACCCAGCAGGTGGCCCGCCAGTTCTTCCTCAGCTCCGAGTACAGCTACACCCGCAAGCTGGCCGAGATCCTGCTGGCCCGCAAGATCGAGTCCGAGCTGAGCAAGGACGAGATCTTCGAGCTGTACCTGAACAAGAGTTTCTTCGGCAACCGCGCCTACGGCGTGGCCGCCGCCGCCGAGTTCTACTACGGCAAGAAGCTGAACGAGCTGGACCTGGACGAGATGGCCTCGCTGGCCGGCATCCCCAAGTTCCCGTCCTCGGGCAACCCGATCTCCAACCCGGAACGTGCCCGCCAGCGCCGCGACAACTATGTGCTGCAGCGCATGGCCGACCTGAAGTTCGTCAGCCAGGCCGAGGCCGATGCGGCCAAGGCCGTGCCGATGCATGCCACCGCGCATGAGCCGCCGGTGCAGGTCGATGCCCCGTACGTGGCCGAGCTGGTGCGCCAGGAAATGATCGCCCGCTTCGGCGGGGATGTGGTCAATAAGGGTTACCACGTCACCACCACGATCGACTCCACCCTGCAGACCGCCGCCAACCAGTCGGTGCGCGACGGCCTGCTGCTGTACGACCACCGCCACGGCTGGCACGGCGTGGAGAAGCAGGTGCAGGTGGGTGCCGGCGAAGACACCGCCGCCCTGGCCGAGCACCTGCGCGGCATGTACGGCCAGGCCGGCCTGCTGCCGGCGATCGTCGCCGGCACCGGCGCCGATGGCAGCGCCACCGTGGTGCTGGCCAACCGCAGCGAGATCGTGCTGCCGGCCGGTGCCGCCAAGTGGACCAACAAGACCCCGGGCAAGCTGGTACAGCGCGGCGACATCGTGCGCGTGCGCGCCGGTGCCAAGGAAGGCGAATGGCTGCTGGACCAGATTCCGCGCGGCCAGTCCGCGCTGGTCTCGCTGGATGCCCACAACGGCGCGCTGAAGGCGCTGGTCGGTGGCTTCAGCTTCTCCGGCAACAAGTTCAACCGCGCCACCCAGGCCCGCCGCCAGCCGGGTTCGAGCTTCAAGCCGTTCGTCTATGCGGCCGCCTTCGACAAGGGCTACAACCCGGCGTCGATCGTGCTCGACGCCCCGGTCGTGTTCCGCGACCGCCGCGGCAAGACCTGGGCCCCGCAGAACGACGGCGGTGGCTTCCGCGGCCCGATGCGCCTGCGCGAAGCGCTGGTGCAGTCGCGCAACCTGGTCTCGGTGCGCCTGCTTGATGGCATGGGTGTGGACTATGCGCGCAAGTACATCAGCGAGTTTGGCTTCGCCGAATCGGAACTGCCGCCCAACCTGTCGATGTCGCTGGGTACCGCTTCGCTCACCCCGCTGTCGGTGGCCCGTGGCTACGCCGTGTTCGCCAATGGCGGCTCGCGCGTGGATACCTGGCTGATCGACCAGGTCAATGACCGCGACGGCAACCTGGTGTTCAAGGAGAACCCGGCGCTGGCCTGCCGCGACTGCGCCGGCAGCAGCGACCAGCCTGTCAACCAGGTGGTGGACGGTTTCAACTTCGGCGCTCCGGCCCCGAAGGTGGACCCGGCTGCTGCGGCCAAGGCCGAAGCCAGGACCGAAACCCCGGCCGCGCCGGTCAATCCCGATGCCCGCACCGCCCCGCGCGCGATCGACGCCCGCACCGCCTACCAGCTGGTGTCGATGATGCGCGACGTGGTCCAGCGCGGTACCGGTGCCCAGGCCAAGGTGCTCGGCCGCGAGGACGTGGGCGGCAAGACCGGCTCCACCAACGACCACCGCGACGCCTGGTTCTCCGGCTTCGGCGGCCCGTACGTGACCACCGTGTGGGTGGGCCGCGACGACTTCCGCTCGCTGGGTTACCGCGAATACGGTGGCAAGGCCGCCCTGCCGATCTGGATCGACTACATGCGTACCGCGCTGAAGGACACCCCGATCGCGCAGAACGACCCGCCCAGCGGCATGGTCCAGGCCACCCTCAACGGCGCGACCGAGTGGGTGAAGGTGGAAGACATGGACCGCCTGACCGACTACGACCTGAACCTCAATACGCCGCAGGCCGACGCCGCCGCGTTCGATATCTTCTGA
- a CDS encoding autotransporter outer membrane beta-barrel domain-containing protein has translation MAIFACVLPAPAFASTPLPQLIADGSAHDAAGSYETSEAGAAGHALFALNGGRIDAAAPVSVITRGQGAAALRAESDGLIRLHGGAVSTQHGRVSDAISVASGGRVELLRAADGTGVRVSTLGLGSAAARVDGGSLLMQGAHLSTTGNSAMAVIAAGGARVQVDDSELTVAGAGSEALRIGQRATAEVTRSVLRANGWGSAAAAVAGGGSLRLQGSSLIAGPSAKGLLVERGGTAVLVDTHIDAVGDPIGVVPMAEVDGGTLHWRGGELIASSERSSGIALRGDSVAELENLRIETGFHAVSATDGDDARLDGVDIYTHGGIAAAVHLGGAANFAMYGGSIGTSADRAVALDNRAGNARLFDVRLTTLGQSSHGLYASMDTGRGQPSIQADGVAIQTRGAGGIGAVARLGGQVALSGGSIVTSGEKSYGVLTGGAGRMSLSGTDVTTTGRGAWAAVINDNGVLDIDGGSLLAERHGALWVRSARQFTARNGARLAGGNGVLAQVDAAFAAPFTFEFSGDVDAVGDIVITPEDLAAGIPVAVDLRLDLAGRSRWQGSSTVLGQARLSGQSQWTLTGDSRVGSLSLDRSAVQLSQGYAGRFHRLVVGGDLDTHGSLLVFNAALGGDASATDFLHVLGSTRGDAAVQVNNVGGLGAQTQNGIQLIQVEGSSDAHYSLSGRAVAGRYEYFLHKGGIADPADGGWYLRSALATVPDPCESDPQGTGCSVKPPPELCSEGLDGSSCEDGPGVTPDPCEVIEGDGCAGLQPRILRPEAGTYLANRFAMDRLLQHGAQDRGVRTGDGVQGWIRTQAAQVRLPGVDNQLSLRSQHSVLQLGADVGVFDAARTRLGVMLTAARARTQARSVLTDYQAQGDVQGAAVGIYANWASEAAYVDAWTQRGRFRNGVGGDALARERYRSHLWQSSLEAGYRFGVGRVGSTAVSLQPELQLVHSRSQMGTHVEHTGTEVRLLQSNRLSGRLGLRLQAESRMESGATVNPYLAANWYRQGTAPQVAFDGEAMGAGVARDRYEVSAGARIAFRSGLNAWGGFGLMRGDQGYREANAQLRVAYDW, from the coding sequence ATGGCGATCTTCGCCTGTGTGCTGCCTGCTCCCGCCTTTGCCAGCACGCCGCTGCCGCAGTTGATTGCCGATGGCAGCGCGCACGACGCTGCAGGCAGCTACGAGACGAGTGAGGCAGGGGCGGCGGGTCATGCGCTGTTCGCACTCAACGGCGGTCGCATCGACGCGGCCGCGCCAGTGTCGGTCATTACCCGCGGGCAGGGCGCCGCAGCCCTGCGCGCTGAATCCGATGGCCTGATCCGGCTGCACGGCGGAGCAGTCAGCACGCAGCACGGGCGCGTGTCCGACGCCATTTCGGTGGCGTCGGGCGGGCGGGTGGAGCTGCTGCGCGCCGCCGATGGAACCGGTGTGCGGGTGTCCACTCTCGGCCTTGGCAGTGCCGCTGCCCGGGTCGATGGCGGATCGCTGCTGATGCAGGGTGCGCACCTCAGCACCACGGGCAATTCGGCCATGGCGGTGATCGCTGCCGGCGGTGCACGGGTGCAGGTGGACGACAGTGAGCTCACCGTGGCCGGCGCCGGTTCCGAGGCCCTGCGTATCGGGCAGCGCGCCACTGCTGAGGTGACCCGATCGGTGCTGCGCGCCAACGGTTGGGGCAGTGCCGCAGCGGCCGTGGCCGGTGGCGGCAGCCTGCGTCTGCAGGGCAGCTCGCTCATTGCCGGACCCTCTGCGAAAGGCCTGCTGGTGGAACGCGGTGGCACCGCGGTGCTGGTTGATACCCATATCGACGCAGTTGGTGATCCGATCGGTGTCGTGCCGATGGCCGAAGTCGATGGCGGCACGCTGCACTGGCGCGGGGGGGAACTGATCGCATCTTCGGAACGCAGTAGCGGCATCGCGCTGCGGGGCGACAGCGTTGCCGAACTCGAGAACCTGCGTATCGAGACCGGTTTCCATGCAGTTTCTGCCACGGACGGCGATGACGCGAGATTGGATGGCGTGGACATCTACACCCATGGTGGCATTGCTGCGGCGGTTCACCTGGGCGGTGCGGCCAACTTCGCGATGTACGGTGGCAGTATCGGCACGTCCGCTGACCGCGCGGTGGCACTGGACAACCGTGCAGGCAACGCCCGCCTGTTCGATGTGCGATTGACTACGCTTGGGCAGTCCTCGCACGGCCTGTACGCATCGATGGATACAGGCCGTGGCCAGCCGTCCATCCAGGCCGATGGGGTCGCCATCCAGACCCGTGGCGCAGGCGGCATCGGTGCGGTGGCGCGGCTGGGTGGCCAGGTGGCGTTGTCTGGTGGCTCCATCGTCACGTCCGGCGAAAAAAGCTATGGCGTGCTGACCGGCGGTGCCGGCCGCATGTCCCTGTCTGGCACCGATGTGACCACGACCGGCCGTGGTGCCTGGGCGGCGGTGATCAATGACAACGGCGTACTGGACATTGACGGTGGGTCGTTGCTGGCCGAGCGCCATGGTGCGCTGTGGGTGCGCAGCGCCCGCCAGTTCACCGCGCGCAACGGCGCACGACTGGCCGGCGGCAATGGTGTGCTGGCGCAGGTCGACGCCGCATTCGCTGCACCGTTTACGTTCGAATTCAGTGGCGATGTGGACGCGGTGGGTGACATCGTCATCACCCCGGAAGACCTTGCTGCAGGCATTCCGGTCGCCGTGGACCTGCGGCTGGATCTTGCCGGTCGATCACGGTGGCAGGGAAGCAGTACCGTGCTTGGGCAGGCGAGGTTGTCCGGGCAGAGCCAATGGACGCTGACCGGTGATTCGCGGGTCGGATCGCTGTCGCTTGATCGCAGTGCGGTGCAGCTCTCCCAGGGGTATGCCGGTCGCTTCCACCGGCTTGTCGTGGGCGGTGACCTGGATACGCATGGCAGTCTGCTGGTGTTCAATGCGGCGCTGGGCGGCGACGCGTCCGCGACCGACTTCCTGCACGTGCTGGGCAGCACCCGCGGCGATGCGGCGGTCCAGGTCAACAACGTGGGCGGGCTGGGCGCACAGACGCAGAACGGTATCCAGCTGATCCAGGTGGAAGGCAGCTCGGACGCGCACTATTCGCTGTCCGGGCGTGCCGTTGCGGGCCGCTACGAGTATTTCCTGCACAAAGGCGGCATTGCCGACCCTGCCGACGGTGGCTGGTACCTGCGTTCGGCGCTGGCCACCGTGCCCGACCCCTGCGAGAGCGATCCGCAGGGTACAGGCTGCTCGGTGAAGCCGCCGCCGGAACTCTGCAGTGAAGGCCTGGATGGGTCGTCGTGCGAAGACGGCCCGGGTGTAACGCCTGATCCCTGCGAGGTGATTGAAGGCGATGGGTGCGCTGGGTTGCAGCCACGCATCCTGCGTCCGGAGGCGGGTACCTATCTGGCCAACCGCTTCGCCATGGACCGGCTGTTGCAGCACGGCGCACAGGACCGAGGCGTTCGTACAGGCGACGGTGTGCAGGGCTGGATCCGCACGCAGGCCGCGCAGGTGCGGCTGCCTGGCGTGGACAACCAGTTGTCCCTGCGGTCGCAGCATTCCGTGCTGCAGCTGGGCGCCGACGTGGGTGTATTCGATGCAGCGCGCACCCGTTTGGGCGTGATGCTGACTGCTGCACGTGCCAGAACCCAGGCGCGGTCGGTGTTGACCGATTACCAGGCGCAGGGCGACGTGCAGGGCGCCGCCGTGGGTATCTACGCGAACTGGGCATCCGAGGCGGCCTATGTGGATGCGTGGACACAGCGCGGTCGGTTCCGCAACGGTGTCGGTGGCGATGCACTGGCGCGTGAGCGCTATCGCAGCCATCTGTGGCAGTCCTCGCTGGAAGCGGGCTACCGCTTCGGTGTGGGCCGCGTGGGTTCCACCGCAGTAAGCCTGCAGCCCGAACTGCAGTTGGTCCACAGCCGTTCGCAGATGGGCACGCATGTGGAGCACACCGGTACCGAAGTGCGCCTGCTGCAGTCCAACCGGCTGTCTGGTCGATTGGGGCTGCGCCTGCAGGCCGAGTCGCGCATGGAGTCGGGTGCAACCGTCAACCCGTACCTGGCGGCCAACTGGTACCGCCAGGGCACCGCACCGCAGGTTGCGTTCGATGGCGAAGCGATGGGCGCAGGCGTTGCGCGCGATCGCTATGAAGTCAGCGCCGGCGCGCGCATTGCCTTCCGCTCCGGACTGAACGCCTGGGGCGGCTTCGGCCTGATGCGGGGCGACCAGGGCTACAGGGAAGCCAATGCACAGCTTCGCGTCGCCTATGACTGGTAA
- a CDS encoding YadA C-terminal domain-containing protein codes for MLDGAVTSTGSRMDRVEGQLRSVFQDTPTSRTDGIGQLTLAGAQGMVISNVANGLIAAGSRDAVNGGQLHAMQQQLNGRVDGLESRLDGQPQGRSQRLASTEVPVTLPPATEESPVAEAGGAPKVASNEGGGQPAGSPKKKDEPAPKAQVDTAELEKMLARANEYTDGAISSVERRLDKMDKRFNRMAAMGSAQSAMAMNTAGLNTYNRLGAGVGYSEGESAMAVGYQRVLNDKGSATFSLNGAFTNSGERTVGVGVGIGW; via the coding sequence TGCGCTCGGTGTTCCAGGACACGCCCACCAGCCGCACCGACGGCATCGGTCAGCTGACGCTGGCCGGTGCACAGGGCATGGTCATTTCCAACGTGGCCAACGGCCTGATCGCGGCGGGCAGCCGTGATGCGGTCAATGGTGGCCAGCTGCATGCCATGCAGCAGCAGCTCAACGGCCGCGTGGATGGGCTGGAAAGCCGTCTGGATGGGCAGCCGCAGGGGCGTTCGCAGCGCCTGGCATCGACCGAAGTGCCGGTGACCCTGCCGCCTGCCACCGAGGAATCGCCGGTGGCCGAAGCCGGTGGTGCACCGAAGGTTGCCTCCAACGAGGGTGGCGGCCAGCCGGCGGGTTCCCCGAAGAAGAAGGACGAGCCGGCACCGAAGGCGCAGGTTGATACCGCCGAGCTGGAGAAGATGCTGGCGCGTGCCAACGAGTACACCGATGGCGCCATCAGCAGCGTCGAACGCCGCCTGGACAAGATGGACAAGCGCTTCAACCGGATGGCGGCGATGGGCAGCGCGCAGAGCGCAATGGCGATGAACACCGCGGGCCTGAACACCTACAACCGCCTGGGCGCGGGCGTGGGCTACAGCGAGGGTGAATCGGCCATGGCGGTCGGCTACCAGCGTGTGCTCAATGACAAGGGCTCGGCCACCTTCAGCCTCAACGGCGCGTTCACCAACAGTGGCGAACGCACCGTCGGCGTCGGTGTGGGTATCGGCTGGTAA